A window of Nicotiana tabacum cultivar K326 chromosome 24, ASM71507v2, whole genome shotgun sequence contains these coding sequences:
- the LOC107804570 gene encoding calcium-binding protein CAST-like — translation MGSVGENNGVQDKCKRSLTRGKLKSSSSSSSSFRLRSPSLNSIRLRRIFDVFDRNHDSLISVDELSQALNLLGLDADQSEIESMVRSYIKSGNNGLRFEDFEALHRSLDDVFFGSKYEEDKIVLDQDPDQDEVDLKDAFNVFDENGDGFISAKELQAVLEKLGLPEGNEIDRVEMMISSVDQDHDGQVDFVEFKDMMRTVIVPSS, via the coding sequence ATGGGATCAGTAGGTGAAAATAACGGAGTACAAGACAAGTGTAAACGGAGTCTTACCAGGGGCAAACttaagtcttcttcttcttcttcatcgtcGTTCCGGCTTCGAAGCCCGAGCCTCAATTCAATTCGTCTTCGTCGGATCTTCGACGTGTTCGACAGAAACCATGACAGTTTGATCAGCGTAGACGAACTTAGTCAAGCTCTCAATTTGCTAGGGTTAGATGCCGATCAATCGGAAATTGAATCCATGGTAAGGTCATATATCAAATCCGGAAACAACGGCCTTAGATTCGAAGATTTCGAGGCTCTACATCGCTCACTCGATGATGTTTTCTTCGGGTCAAAATATGAAGAAGATAAGATCGTGTTGGATCAGGATCCGGATCAGGACGAAGTGGATCTGAAGGATGCGTTTAACGTGTTCGATGAAAACGGCGACGGTTTTATATCGGCGAAGGAATTACAGGCTGTACTAGAGAAACTGGGATTGCCTGAAGGAAATGAAATTGATAGAGTGGAGATGATGATTTCATCAGTTGACCAAGATCACGATGGCCAAGTTGATTTCGTTGAATTCAAGGATATGATGCGCACTGTTATTGTTCCTTCTTCTTAA
- the LOC107804569 gene encoding uncharacterized protein LOC107804569 has product MIKSTELDQRKSFSFSSFDFNSSHGLFSSDDDGSHGYDASYVMYDTDDDDDDDDDGAYIEINLNPLPTKTTLVDYDGESVNFHREEKEASEVELRISFSAGIPSTVTTCSISAAETSRSTTQHAQRTINKPRLGLFVSLTRIINAFVASSVKTSNLVRVEEANFGHEFEHERIHLPSMSKADYTEMLRSRKDRTMVASKPNGIMSFIVKFKYRNIPSMLFSMLSPKPKREQMPARQPLLQRGSNTCNRNPTNDTTKLKTRNHSELNYQDLTRDKSTSSVAGIMNLKAMRGVLDSLVRTGRYYTSARTRTSFANKHSKSKSCPSSIKSSPMHSNNISCGDEVRRFYSRDNSVQAAIAHCKKSFGAPVDFEFHR; this is encoded by the exons ATGATCAAAAGCACAGAACTGGATCAAAGAAAGAgtttttcttttagttcttttgACTTCAACTCATCTCATGGCCTCTTCTCTTCTGATGATGATGGCAGTCATGGTTATGATGCTAGTTATGTTATGTATGATACAGACGACGATGACGACGACGATGACGATGGCGCGTATATTGAAATAAACCTTAATCCACTGCCAACAAAAACAACATTAGTTGATTATGATGGTGAGAGTGTGAATTTTCATAGAGAGGAGAAGGAAGCTTCAGAGGTGGAATTACGCATATCTTTTTCAGCTGGAATTCCCTCAACTGTGACAACATGTTCAATATCAGCTGCTGAAACGTCTCGTAGTACAACACAACATGCACAGAGAACAATTAATAAGCCAAGGTTAGGCCTTTTCGTATCGTTGACTCGCATTATCAACGCGTTCGTGGCATCCTCAGTCAAGACCTCAAATTTAGTGAGAGTAGAAGAAGCTAATTTTGGCCATGAATTTGAACATGAGCGTATTCATCTTCCGTCCATGTCGAAAGCTGACTACACGGAGATGTTACGCAGCAG GAAAGACCGCACGATGGTTGCTTCAAAGCCAAATGGAATTATGAGCTTTATTGTAAAATTCAAGTACAGAAATATTCCATCAATGCTGTTTTCTATGCTCTCACCCAAACCCAAAAGAGAACAAATGCCGGCCAGACAACCTTTGCTACAGCGAGGCAGCAACACATGCAACAGGAATCcaacaaatgacactacgaaatTGAAAACTCGCAATCATTCAGAGCTTAATTATCAAGATCTAACCCGCGACAAATCAACATCATCTGTCGCGGGTATAATGAACCTTAAGGCAATGAGAGGAGTATTAGATTCACTCGTCAGGACGGGTCGTTATTACACAAGTGCAAGAACAAGGACATCATTTGCCAATAAGCATAGTAAAAGTAAAAGCTGCCCAAGTTCTATTAAGTCGTCACCTATGCATAGCAACAATATTAGTTGTGGTGATGAAGTTAGAAGATTTTATTCGAGGGATAATTCTGTTCAGGCAGCCATTGCTCATTGTAAGAAATCGTTTGGCGCTCCAGTTGACTTTGAATTTCATCGTTAA